One genomic segment of Rivularia sp. PCC 7116 includes these proteins:
- a CDS encoding DUF4335 domain-containing protein gives MNIQRKYSLPNCTLLLEGLSDASKTAQFQEMRPELSILVNAECTLSGYTQTLAGGRDFFESLVRAVSAYAQEFLSNISNPQAHNSESELVQIEKVTSNIHKLRVRSDIPKENLNNTASVNQTIEVDLNSVQLFDLVEAVDQFFADTQTLPELTLELQPVARKHGAVNSALLEQAVPATVGLTSLAAAAIAFNLIPAPKFPEEPAAQNKVDSTTQTVNSSENSKIESKPETNTTQQTPVQTPTTSPDAPQAIQDLEKLVSSAPEITNRKQLTNLNTQVYRQINQAWSSRQGLQSDIVYRVGAAADGAIVGYKAENQTANDAVEKTPLPKVLYSPAASGAIANEPIAQFRVVFRKTGVLEVSPWNGYGNRSDNIGSQINDQNTLSNLNQKLSASLSQNSGSNTTYKEDLKYRVAVKENGSIADYEPLNKAAFENFRQTPIPKLFQGDNTRNAEQKEQLAQFQVEFKPGGKVEVTPWQGYR, from the coding sequence ATGAATATTCAACGTAAATATAGTTTGCCTAATTGCACGCTACTTTTAGAAGGATTAAGCGACGCTTCCAAAACAGCACAGTTTCAGGAAATGCGCCCGGAACTTTCTATTTTGGTCAATGCAGAATGTACTTTATCTGGCTATACTCAAACTTTAGCAGGCGGTAGGGATTTTTTTGAAAGCTTAGTTAGAGCAGTCAGCGCCTACGCTCAAGAATTTTTGAGCAATATTTCTAACCCCCAAGCTCATAATTCTGAATCAGAATTAGTACAAATTGAAAAAGTTACCAGTAATATTCACAAATTAAGGGTACGCTCGGACATCCCTAAAGAGAATTTGAATAATACTGCTAGCGTCAATCAAACAATTGAAGTTGATTTGAATTCAGTACAGTTGTTCGACTTGGTAGAAGCAGTAGATCAATTTTTTGCAGATACACAAACTTTACCAGAATTGACGCTAGAGTTACAACCAGTTGCGAGGAAACATGGTGCTGTTAATAGCGCTTTACTCGAACAAGCAGTACCAGCTACTGTTGGGCTTACCAGTTTAGCTGCTGCTGCCATCGCATTTAATTTAATCCCAGCACCAAAATTCCCAGAAGAACCCGCAGCCCAAAACAAAGTAGACTCTACGACTCAAACTGTTAATTCTTCTGAAAATTCAAAAATTGAATCAAAACCCGAAACTAATACAACTCAACAAACCCCAGTTCAGACTCCAACTACATCACCCGATGCACCTCAAGCAATTCAGGATTTGGAAAAACTTGTTAGTTCGGCTCCTGAAATAACCAATAGAAAGCAATTAACTAATTTAAACACTCAGGTATACAGACAAATTAACCAAGCTTGGAGTAGTCGTCAAGGACTACAATCTGACATAGTTTATCGAGTTGGTGCAGCCGCCGACGGTGCGATTGTCGGTTATAAAGCCGAAAATCAAACAGCTAATGATGCTGTTGAAAAAACTCCTCTCCCCAAAGTTCTTTACAGCCCTGCTGCGAGTGGTGCGATCGCTAACGAACCAATTGCCCAATTTAGAGTAGTTTTTAGAAAAACGGGAGTACTTGAAGTTTCCCCCTGGAATGGATATGGAAACAGATCCGATAATATAGGAAGCCAAATCAACGATCAAAATACGCTTTCTAATCTAAATCAAAAACTATCAGCATCACTTAGCCAAAACTCTGGCAGCAATACAACTTACAAAGAAGATTTGAAATATCGAGTCGCAGTTAAAGAAAATGGAAGTATAGCTGATTACGAACCGCTAAACAAAGCCGCTTTTGAAAATTTTCGACAAACGCCTATTCCTAAATTATTTCAAGGCGACAATACTCGAAATGCAGAACAGAAAGAACAACTGGCTCAATTTCAGGTGGAATTTAAACCAGGTGGCAAAGTGGAAGTTACACCTTGGCAAGGGTATCGGTAA
- a CDS encoding transglycosylase domain-containing protein — translation MSSPQPPKKPQTLLGQLTQAVQTIQARVDFSKLALKPNARVPELWVQDAGTQAAQMYPLLGDRYMIGRSSKSCDIVVRNPVVSQIHLSLSRDSSQRKPVFVIKDEKSTNGIYRGKRRVDSLELRHGDVLTLGPPELAASVRLQYVDPPPFYVKAATMAGLGVAGVSALLALAIGVEWLKFSVKPLPAATQGPVVVYAGDGETPLQEPRTTSHVDLKKLSDFGPYLSSAVVASEDSRFNWHFGVDPYGILRAVFINTRSGGVQQGASTVTQQVARSLFRDYVGRQDSLGRKVREAIVSLKLETFYSKDEILLSYLNRVYLGVNTSGFEDAARYYFDKSAKELTAAEAATLVGILPAPNGFNFCGDARSRRNIIGYRNRVLKRMREMGELKQDEYNRARRSPVEVSSKVCERQAKRIAPYFYTYVFNELEFILGKDLAAEGNFIIETQLDPKIQTQAETSLKNHIKTAGTTFGFSQGAIVTLDSSTGGILAMVGGSDFATSQFNRAYQAKRQPGSTFKVFPYTAAIEKGISTGRTYNCTSVRWQGIRYKPCRGGTAPITVATGYALSENPVALRVARDVGLDTVVKLAKLMGVRSELNPVPGLVLGQSETTVLEMTGAFAAISNRGVWNRPHAIKRILDSSDCKNRDDLKTCRVIYSFNQDQEANKRVLKTQVASTMTNLMRQVVTRGTGRGAAIGFGEGGKTGTTDKNVDLWFIGFIPGRRLSTGIWLGNDDNSPTSGSSAQAAQLWGNYMGKVVR, via the coding sequence ATGAGTTCCCCTCAACCCCCTAAAAAGCCGCAAACTTTACTTGGTCAACTGACTCAAGCAGTACAGACAATTCAAGCTCGGGTCGATTTTTCCAAGCTGGCTCTTAAGCCTAATGCCAGAGTGCCAGAACTTTGGGTACAAGACGCTGGGACTCAAGCGGCTCAAATGTATCCTTTGCTTGGCGATCGCTATATGATCGGTCGCAGTTCCAAATCCTGCGATATTGTTGTACGAAATCCGGTAGTAAGCCAAATTCATCTGTCGCTATCGCGAGATTCCTCTCAGCGCAAACCGGTTTTTGTTATTAAAGATGAAAAATCTACTAATGGCATTTACCGAGGAAAGCGTAGAGTTGATTCGTTGGAGTTGCGTCACGGTGATGTTCTAACTTTAGGACCACCAGAACTGGCTGCTTCAGTACGTTTACAATACGTAGATCCCCCACCTTTTTACGTAAAGGCCGCAACGATGGCAGGTTTGGGAGTTGCTGGTGTCAGTGCTTTGCTTGCTTTAGCTATTGGCGTAGAATGGCTGAAATTTTCTGTAAAGCCTTTACCGGCAGCGACTCAAGGGCCAGTGGTAGTTTATGCTGGGGATGGTGAAACACCTTTGCAAGAGCCTCGAACCACCTCTCACGTAGATTTGAAAAAATTGTCCGATTTTGGACCTTATTTGTCATCAGCAGTAGTAGCTTCAGAAGATAGTCGTTTTAACTGGCATTTCGGTGTTGACCCCTACGGTATTTTGCGTGCTGTATTTATAAATACTCGTAGTGGTGGTGTTCAACAAGGTGCTAGTACGGTTACTCAGCAAGTAGCCCGCAGTTTATTTCGGGATTATGTAGGCAGACAGGATTCTTTAGGACGCAAAGTACGCGAAGCAATTGTATCTTTAAAGCTAGAAACTTTTTATAGTAAAGACGAAATTTTACTTAGTTACCTAAACCGGGTTTATTTAGGAGTAAATACTTCAGGCTTTGAGGATGCTGCAAGGTATTATTTTGATAAATCAGCAAAAGAGTTAACAGCAGCAGAAGCCGCTACTTTAGTAGGAATTTTACCAGCTCCCAATGGTTTTAATTTTTGTGGCGATGCCCGAAGCAGACGAAATATTATCGGATATCGCAACCGCGTACTAAAACGAATGCGCGAAATGGGCGAGCTTAAGCAAGATGAGTATAATCGCGCTAGACGTTCGCCGGTTGAAGTCAGCTCTAAAGTTTGCGAGCGTCAAGCCAAAAGAATTGCTCCCTACTTTTATACTTATGTATTTAACGAGCTTGAATTTATTTTGGGAAAAGACTTAGCGGCTGAAGGGAATTTTATTATTGAGACTCAGCTAGACCCAAAAATTCAAACTCAAGCCGAAACTTCATTAAAAAACCATATCAAAACTGCTGGAACAACTTTTGGTTTTTCTCAAGGAGCAATAGTTACTCTTGATTCGAGTACGGGTGGTATCTTGGCAATGGTTGGTGGTAGCGATTTTGCTACTAGCCAGTTTAATCGTGCCTATCAAGCTAAAAGACAGCCCGGTTCAACTTTCAAAGTTTTTCCATACACTGCCGCTATCGAAAAAGGAATTTCGACGGGAAGAACCTATAACTGTACTTCTGTAAGATGGCAGGGTATTAGGTATAAACCTTGTAGAGGTGGTACTGCTCCAATCACTGTTGCGACTGGATATGCTCTTTCTGAAAACCCCGTCGCTTTGCGAGTTGCTCGCGATGTCGGGTTAGATACAGTAGTAAAACTGGCAAAACTTATGGGAGTGCGTTCGGAACTAAATCCTGTTCCTGGTTTAGTATTAGGTCAAAGCGAAACTACCGTATTAGAAATGACCGGAGCCTTCGCCGCTATTAGTAATAGAGGTGTTTGGAATCGTCCTCATGCTATCAAGCGGATTCTTGATAGCAGCGACTGTAAAAACCGCGACGACTTGAAAACCTGTCGCGTAATTTATTCTTTCAATCAAGATCAAGAAGCCAACAAGCGAGTCTTGAAAACCCAGGTTGCAAGTACTATGACCAATCTGATGCGTCAAGTAGTCACAAGAGGTACGGGACGCGGTGCTGCTATTGGATTTGGAGAAGGTGGAAAAACCGGTACCACAGATAAAAATGTTGATTTGTGGTTTATTGGTTTTATTCCCGGAAGAAGACTTTCTACGGGTATTTGGTTAGGAAACGATGATAATTCTCCCACTTCCGGTAGCAGCGCTCAAGCTGCTCAACTATGGGGAAATTATATGGGTAAAGTTGTTAGGTGA